From Solwaraspora sp. WMMD1047, the proteins below share one genomic window:
- a CDS encoding CoA-transferase, giving the protein MAKIVSLAEGVGELVRDGDTVALEGFTHLIPFAAGHEIIRQRRRGLTLVRMTPDVIYDQLIGAGCASGLVFSWGGNPGVGSLHRFRDAVQNSWPNPLRLEEHSHAGMANRYVAGAAGLPFAVLRGYTGTDLPRYTANIKPISCPFTGEELTAVPALRPDVTIVHAQRADRAGNVQMWGITGVQKEAVLAASRSLVTVEEIVDKFEPVPGQVVLPGWAVTAVAAAPGGSHPSYTQGYSVRDNDYYLAWDKISRDRDTFQEWIERHVTNPGSAA; this is encoded by the coding sequence ATGGCGAAAATCGTCTCACTGGCCGAGGGGGTCGGTGAGCTGGTGCGGGACGGGGACACGGTGGCCCTGGAGGGCTTCACCCATCTGATCCCGTTCGCCGCCGGTCACGAGATCATCCGCCAGCGCCGACGGGGCCTGACCCTGGTCCGGATGACCCCCGACGTCATCTACGACCAGCTCATCGGCGCCGGCTGCGCCAGCGGTCTGGTCTTCTCCTGGGGCGGCAACCCCGGCGTCGGTTCCCTGCACCGGTTCCGCGACGCCGTCCAGAACTCCTGGCCCAACCCGTTGCGGCTGGAGGAACACAGTCACGCCGGGATGGCGAACCGCTACGTCGCCGGCGCCGCCGGCCTGCCGTTCGCCGTCCTGCGCGGCTACACCGGCACCGACCTGCCCCGCTACACCGCCAACATCAAACCGATCAGCTGCCCGTTCACCGGTGAGGAGCTCACCGCGGTCCCCGCACTGCGGCCGGACGTCACGATCGTGCACGCCCAGCGGGCCGACCGGGCCGGCAACGTACAGATGTGGGGCATCACCGGGGTGCAGAAGGAGGCGGTCCTCGCGGCCAGCCGGTCGCTGGTCACCGTCGAGGAGATCGTCGACAAGTTCGAACCGGTGCCGGGCCAGGTCGTCCTGCCCGGCTGGGCGGTGACCGCGGTGGCCGCCGCGCCCGGCGGCTCGCACCCCTCCTACACCCAGGGCTACTCGGTGCGCGACAACGACTACTACCTCGCCTGGGACAAGATCAGCCGCGACCGGGACACCTTCCAGGAGTGGATCGAGCGGCATGTGACGAACCCCGGGAGCGCGGCATGA